A genomic region of Zea mays cultivar B73 chromosome 6, Zm-B73-REFERENCE-NAM-5.0, whole genome shotgun sequence contains the following coding sequences:
- the LOC103630400 gene encoding putative NAC domain-containing protein 61, with translation MPRLHPYAEAHRGACSGNEEPWFYFCPRQEREARGGRPSRTTPSGYWKAAGTPGLVYAADGRPIGTKKTMVFYRGRAPAGAKTKWKLNEYKAFEDDDATAAVAAPAPPSHALQVTNSCMAPVSRQKCLLITSLSANCTL, from the coding sequence ATGCCTCGATTGCATCCATATGCAGAGGCGCACCGCGGCGCGTGTTCCGGCAACGAGGAGCCGTGGTTCTACTTCTGCCCGCGGCAGGAGCGCGAGGCGCGGGGCGGGCGCCCCAGCCGGACCACGCCGTCCGGCTACTGGAAGGCGGCGGGCACCCCGGGCTTGGTCTACGCCGCCGACGGCCGCCCCATCGGGACCAAGAAGACCATGGTGTTCTACCGCGGCCGCGCGCCGGCGGGGGCCAAGACCAAATGGAAGCTAAACGAGTACAAGGCTTTCGAGGACGACGACGCCACCGCCGCCGTCGCTGCTCCGGCGCCGCCGAGCCATGCTCTCCAGGTAACTAACTCATGCATGGCTCCGGTCAGCCGACAAAAGTGCCTGCTTATCACTTCACTATCTGCTAATTGCACACTGTAG